Below is a window of Fibrobacter sp. UWB11 DNA.
CAATTTAAATACGAAGATCGCAGAAGCCAGGAATACATCAATAGTATAATGGAAAGCCTAATCAAGGATGATGGCTGGATTGGTGCGCGAAAGAAATGCAAACTTGAAGAAAAACTTCATCAAGATATGCAGCTGTTGGCACGGAAGGCCTTGGCCAATGCCCGCTTTGAACACCGCAAAGAAAATATTGATAAACTGTTGCTGCTGAACAAACGGCTCCATGAACTGCAAGATGAATGTGCAAAAGTCACCTTCGATATGTACAGGGACATGAGGGCTCTCATGGCGCAAGGCAAGTCGTATTACAAGACTTTTGGCATTGAGTCGTTTATTGTGTATGAATCAGAAGAGGACTGGGAGGGCGACGTTTCCGGTCTTTACGATTCCTACGATAGGGCGAATCGTTTTCAGGTAAATCTCAATGACGCTCCCGGCAAGGAACCCGCCGATTACAAGGATTTGAACGCCTGGCACGAGGAACTGAGCTGGAACATCGAGGGGCTTGACCTGCCTGAATTCAAGGACGAATATATCTGCTTTGCGATGCACAAGTTCTTTGCCGATGGCAGTTACTCCCTCGAAGATGCCATGCGCATGAAATTAGAGGAATTTTATGTCCACACCGAGATTCATATTTAGGGATTCGTGTTGATAGTGTCAGATGTATGGTTAAGACGATTTTTTTAATACGTCTGTATTTGTCGTGTGCTGGGGCTAGATTTAAATAAAAATATATAGGAGAAAAATGAGTAGAACAGAAAAAGTCCATACGCATAGATGCCCATGCGTGCGCTATATTGATGCTAGCTGTCAAGCTAAGGCTAAAGCAGTTAGATCTGCCGCCAAAAATGAAATCAGAAAGATGCAGGATCCCGATGATTTAGATTTTTTTCTCGAAAATAGCCGTCGAGGTCGTCTTGGGCGCACCTATAGCGCGGGGTATCTTGATCCCACCGTAAGTGAAGCGGATTATTTAAAGAAGGTCTTGTCCGTCAAACAATCTGTGGCGAATGGGACTGTGCCGTGGGACACTTGTCTGTTTGCTAGTAACGCTTTTCATAAAGATGTCCTAAATCGTGTAAAACAGAAGGACCCAACATTCAAAGGCGACAGAAATCAAGCGATGTTGTTGCTTTCTAACGAAGAATTGGCGGAATGTGTTCATCGTTTTTATGCGAGTAAAGGACTCAAGGGTCGTAAACGGTAATTATATTAAAAGAGGATGTTTGACAGGAACAGTATCTCGAAACCTCGTCCTTCCAAGTTGGAATATTCCCTTTCCCTTTGCAATTTGGTTCAAAAACGCCAATTTCGCTACAAAATCAAGCTCTTTTGTAAACTTCCTGTACGTTCAGTTTGCATTTAAGTTATTTTCAAATTGGACATATTAGAGAGTTTTGCAGAAACTCTAAACACTCGTTATGAGAGGTTGTTATGGCTAAAAGAAATCAAGAAGCGAAAAAGCAGAAAACTATAAAATATGGAACAGAAAAAGCTAAAGAATATCTTGATACGATTGATTGTCTTCGAAAGAATAGGCCTCGAATTGAAGAAAAAGAAAGACAATCAGACATTCTGTTTATAACAGGATGCACGAGCGATAAAGATGGTCGCGATGGTGAATTGCCTGCTTTTGAACGATATGTTGGAGGTGCTTCTGTTGGAATACTCAAATTTTTTTCCAAATTCGTTGAAGAAAAAAAACGCCCTTTTGACCTATACGTTCTATCTGCGGGCTATGGGTTTATTCCTGCCGAAGCTGATATTCAAAAATATGACATTTCGTTTAACAATGTTGATGCTAAATTGCGTAGCGAAATGGCTCAAAGCCGGCATTTGAACTTGAGTGCAGATTTTCGATCACTCCTTGAAAAAAAATACAAATTGATTATTTTGCGTTTGGGGCCTAAATACATTGATGCTCTTAATAAAGCCGTAAAAAATGATAATGTGAAATTTTACGAACTCCCTAACGAAACACATGTTTTTTACTTAAAACCCAAATCTACGGACCAGATTTTGTTTCAGGCGAAATCAACACAAACTCATTCCATTAAGCCATTAGAAATTTACGGCTCAGAAGTAAAAAAAATATCGGGTAGCAAACTCCTCAATGATGCTCAGGATTCATTATGGTGCAAATTCTTTGATAAAAACCAATGCATGTCTACGGATGAAATTATCCAAAAAATCAACGATGCAAAAAACGTGGAGGATCTATTGAAATGAATACAGAAAAGAAAGACACCAAGGAGCTTTGCTTGAAAATTCATGAGTTTTTTAGTAAGCTTCCAAAATACAAAATGGCGGACATAAAAATCGCCCAGCAAAATAACAGGGGTATTATTGGTGGAGTTTACGTTATGTTCGAGGAGGGGGAAGACTATCATGGCTATTCACGGATTACCCGCATTGGGACCCATCAAGCGGATAAAAAAACTGCTCCGGACATTCCTGATAAAAGCCAATCTGTATGGAAAAGAATGATGCAGCATTATGGCAATATGAAAAGTTTATTAGGAAGAAAGGATGGAAGCATCTTTAGAAAAAACATAGGCATTGCTATGTTGCAAAAAAGTAGGGATTCATACATTGAAGCGTGGCTGTTTGATCGCACTTCTCGTGCCAATAGAGAAAAATATGATTCCGACAAATCTAAAGTTCCTTACAATAAAGAAAAACAAGATAAAATTGAGGCGAAAGTAAGCGATTATATACGCAATAAAATCAGTTTTGTTGTTATTCCCATCAATAATCGAAAAAAGAGACATGATTTTGAATATGGGTTGATTTCGGCGATTTGCCAAGCTTCTGATTTTTATCCTAGCAAAAATTGGCTTGGAAACTTTAATGATAAGGAAAAGATAAAACAAAGTCATATGTGGGTCTCTGATGGAATAGATGATGAGCCTGTTACAGATGATGAATTTGAAGAAATTAAGCAATGCTGTAAATCCTTTAGGTAAAATATGAATTTTTAGCGACTGTATTTGTCGTATGTCTTTTATACATTTATCCGTAGAAACAAAAAGAGGTTTTCTATGGTATGTTATAGTGTTCCTAAAATTTCAGGGGATGAAATAATATGTTTGCCCGACATCGGTCAAATTCAATCAAGGGAATCTCTATGACACAAAAAGAACTAATTGACAAGGTCCATGCCGAAATAACCGGCAAGGAGACATTTAAAGAAATAATCCATCGACTTACCGATGCTATTATGCAAGATGGCGAGAACAATCTGAAAGTATTGTTTTTTCGTTTAGAACCAGCCTCATCGGCGTATGTTCACACGTATCCTGACGATATTTCGGACGGCCCTTGGAATGTTTAAAAAGGGGCTGAAATGCAAGAAGATAAAAAAAGCCGAAAAAGCGTCCGGAGAGTTTGATAAAGATACGCTGTCCGCTGGAACCTGCTCTGAACAAGCCGAATGGGCGGGGATGACAGATTATGGCTTGTGAGAAGTGCGCTGAACGACAATTATGGATTTGCGGGGATATTCACGGCGATTTGTCTGGGTTAGTTCGGAATGCTGTGAATTGCGGGATGTCGCACGCCGATATCCTGGTTGTCGGTGATTTTGGTGCAGGTTTTGGCCGCCCGAAATCGATGGATGTCGCTTACGGCAAAGTGTGTACCACGCTAGAGAAAAATGACATTTGCATATACACGATTCGCGGCAATCATGATAATCCTGCGTTTTTTGATGGTTTGCATGATTTTGAATGGCTGCATTTTTTGTCGGACCACCGCATAATTGAACTTTGCGGCAAGAGAATTTACCCTATCGGTGGGGCTGTTTCTGCCGACATAGATTTTGTTGATCCTCTAATCCGCAAATCACGGCGAATGATAAACGATACCCTAATCAGGATGGGCTCTTCTAAACGCATCTGGTGGCCTGATGAGGCTCCTGTGCCGATTGTTGAAAGTTTCTCCACTGCTGTAGATGTTGTTGCGTCGCACGAGGCTCCGCTTTCGTTTGCACCGCCCCTTGTGCGGGCCGATTATGTGCGAGATGTAACTTGGCAGAAGATTGTTGAGTCGCGCAAGTACTTGGATTATGTTTTGCAAACGGTCAAGCCGATCTTGTGGTTTTACGGGCATTATCATTGCTGTTATGAGGGAAATTATCAAAAAACACATTATCGCTGCCTCGATATTGCTGAAATGACGCGGATTGTTTGAAGTTGTAACATGCGTCAACATCTGTCGCATAGCGTGTATATATTTACGGATAACACTTAACAAGGAGTCGCTATGAATCGTAATATATACATGCTTGCAAGGCGTACGGACTGGAAGGTTCTTGAAAATTTTTACAAGGATCTCGGAGACGATGGCTTGAAAAAAGTCGAGAAAATGAAGCGATTTCGCGACGCTAAATACGACGAGAATGCCGATGAGCCTGGTTCCGCGCATGATATGCGTTATGCAGCTGTGAACTGGGAATTTCTAATCGATCGCTATGTAGTGCAGGGATTGAAATTTGTCTGGACAGATGAAAATCTTGACAAGTTGATTCGGCTCGATCAGCACATCCGCAAACTAGAATATGAAATGTACCAAAAATTCATCGAGATCAAGCAGAATCTGGACGGCCTCATTGCGCAGGGATTTGATGTTTACAAAGATTACCAGGTTACAGGCGAAATCCGTTACGATGCGCTTTATATCGATGACGATGAACACAAACAGAAATACGACTGGATTTGCGAGTTGCTACAGGGTTATGCGGATATGCGTGCACTCAATAGCTTCTCCTTTGGCGATGGGCAAGAACCAGAAGACCCGCGTAATAGCGAAAATTACATTTTCGAAGGAAAAAAGGGAAAATGTCAAAGAAGGAGTGAATGGCTAAATTACGATTATTTCGTAAAAAACGGAATGACTGCATTCCTTTATCACTTAATGGTTGATTTAAGTCATAGTCTCTATTCGTACAATGACATCGTGAATATGGACCTGAGGTGTTTTTACATCAACTATGATATTTCTTTTTAGGAGTAAACGATAGGAATAAAAACTATGCGACGCTATTTGTCATATTTTATATATATTTAATGGAAAATAAATCCAGGAGAAAATATGGCAGATATGACTCGCGGCGAAAGGACGGTGCAACTCTTTGCGAAGGTGATTTCAAACCCTGACAAGAAATTTACCGTTAGCGATTTGATGACTTCGTTTGAAATTCCCGAGGGCGAACGTCGCAATGTTCAGCGTGACATGAGGTTCCTTTCGGAAATGGATGGCGGTCGCTATATTGCTGTTGAAACGGTGGGGCGCACGGCTTATTATACTTCGGCACTCCGCAATGCAGAAAGGCTCCTGTTCCCGAACTTCGAAAACACGATGCTGCATTTCGTATTTCTGAAACGAATTGCGAACATTTATCCGGCTACTAGCGAAATCATCTCGCAACTTCTGGAACGCATCGAAAAAAGTTTGCCGCATAGTGAACAGAAGTCGCTCCAGTTGCTTGGTGATGCTCTAAACACCAAAATTCTTTTTATGGGTGCTCCGCCGGATTTTGAAGAGGATTCCAGTGAAAAAATCCGGATTATTTTGCAGGCCGTTCACGAACATCGCAAAATCGATGTGACCTACAAAACGGAAGATGGTGAAAGACAATCGACCCGAATCCCGCTAATGATCATCATCTACGAAGATGACCTCTATGTGGGTTGCCAACGACAGGACGGCGATACCTATACGCTCAAGTTCCGCCGAATCAAGAATGTCAAGCTGTCAAAAGAACCATTTGTCGAAGACCCAAAGGTCCTTGACAAACTCCGCAAACAGGTGATGTCTGGGGTGGTGTTGATGGGGAGCCAGGAGCCGAAACTTGAAGATATAGAGATTGAGTTCAAGAGCCGGACAATCCTTTATCTCGACGAAAATCCGTTTAACCGCTCCATGCGAATCGGCAAGCCGAAAAACGGAAAGGTTACGGTGAAACTGAAAGCCGAAATAAATAATCTCTTGTTCAACTGGATCGTTTCTTTTACGGATGCTGCTTGCGTTAAAAAGCCGGTCTCTTTACGTAATCGTCTCAGAAACTACGCTAAATTTTTAATGGAAAATTACGGGGAGTAATTTTTGCCGTTTTTGTAAAAAACACAGTATTTTATAACAAAAGGGGATTTCAATATGAATGTGTATTATAATCCAGCGTACAGTGGTTTTGTCTATACGGGATTGACGGATGGTCAGGTCTTTTTTAATTCAACAGTATGCAATACGAATTCGCTTGTTGACTTGATTGCCCTTCATGCGGGTGTGGATTTCCCGGTGGCATCAAATATTGACCGTATCCTTGATTACTACAAGGCGATGTTGGAATACAATAAAGTTAATCCAGGTAATCTTTTTGAAAAATCTTTTAAGGTTGATAGTTTTAATACGGCAAAGGAATGCTTAAAGTGGCGTGACGCGATGATACTTGCTGGGTGGCAACCTGGTAAAAATGATGTATCGGAGCGTATGAAGGTCTTTGCAGGGATCGAGAAGAACTTCCATTCCATTTCCAATGGCGAAAAATTGCTGCGTATAATAGAAACGGTTGAGAAAGGCTGCAATTTGCCTGAGAATTTGGAAATTATTACGCCGTTTGATTACGCTTGCTTTAAACCGGCTGAAGTTTATCTTTTGGAGGCGTTGAAAAAGAGAATTGGTGATGATAAAGTTCATTCCAACAATAATCTCCCGCAGAATTCCAACAATCTCCGCAAAGTCGCCAATATCTTAGTTGAAAACAAGCCTGATGCAATATCGCTTGACGGCGACAAATCCTTGGAACTTCTTTGTTTTGCTGAAAAGAAAGAGGCTCTTCAATATCTAAGTCAGCTTAATGCGGATGATTATTCTGTTTGGATAAACAGGGATAACCGCGCTTTTGACAACTATTTGATTCAAGTTCAGAAGCCGACATGTGGCTCCAGCGATAAAGGTGTCAGCCAAATTTCGGAATTGCCAATCATTGGACTTGCGCTTTTTACTAGACCTCTGAACTTGAACGCCATTATCAACTGGTTGACTGTTCCTAAGAGCCCTCTTAGCACAAAGTTTAGGAATGAACTTATTAATGCAATCGTTAGTAGCGGTGGATATTTCAATGATGCATGTCGTAAGTGCCTCCGCGAAGCTGAGGATAAAGATAAAGAACGGATTAAGTATTTCCTTCCAGATATTTCGAAACCAAAAGAAGCGATTAGTGACAATCCAATTAAAAAGTCGGTAATTCTCGATTATGTAAAACAGCTTTCTCAATGGATTAATGCTAATCTACACATGGAGATGAATGGTTTTGAAAAGAATCACTTGACGGGGGCTCAGTCGATATGTTCTGCAATGGCGCGAATATTGGAACTGATTGATGCCGATGAAGTTTCTTATGATGATTTGATTTTGAATTTTGATTCCATTTCGACAGAAATAGAATCTGAACTTTCTGAAAGTAAGGTTGGTTGCCAGAATCTCATTTCTTCGAGTTCCAATATTGCCTCGCTTGCCGACTCTACGATTTGGTGCGATTTTTACAATTCTGATGAAATGGCTCTGTCATACGACTTCCTTTTGCCTCAAGAAAAAGAGGCTCTGAAGGAAAATGTGTGGACGAGTGAAAACGAGCAGAAATTTAATCGTTTGAATAAGTTGTTGCCATTCTTGCTTACCCAAAACAAGCTGACCTTGGTTACTGTGAAAAAGGATGGCACAAAGGATGTTGTTAAAGATCCGATTTTGATTCGTCTTGAAAAGAATATGGACAAGGAATTGACAAAAGAATCGTTGTCATTAAAACAGACTTTGGGTATTTCAACGGAAGCGATTGAACAATTCAATAATCGTC
It encodes the following:
- a CDS encoding PD-(D/E)XK nuclease family protein, which translates into the protein MNVYYNPAYSGFVYTGLTDGQVFFNSTVCNTNSLVDLIALHAGVDFPVASNIDRILDYYKAMLEYNKVNPGNLFEKSFKVDSFNTAKECLKWRDAMILAGWQPGKNDVSERMKVFAGIEKNFHSISNGEKLLRIIETVEKGCNLPENLEIITPFDYACFKPAEVYLLEALKKRIGDDKVHSNNNLPQNSNNLRKVANILVENKPDAISLDGDKSLELLCFAEKKEALQYLSQLNADDYSVWINRDNRAFDNYLIQVQKPTCGSSDKGVSQISELPIIGLALFTRPLNLNAIINWLTVPKSPLSTKFRNELINAIVSSGGYFNDACRKCLREAEDKDKERIKYFLPDISKPKEAISDNPIKKSVILDYVKQLSQWINANLHMEMNGFEKNHLTGAQSICSAMARILELIDADEVSYDDLILNFDSISTEIESELSESKVGCQNLISSSSNIASLADSTIWCDFYNSDEMALSYDFLLPQEKEALKENVWTSENEQKFNRLNKLLPFLLTQNKLTLVTVKKDGTKDVVKDPILIRLEKNMDKELTKESLSLKQTLGISTEAIEQFNNRHQNEDGTIRFERKDLVSFPQTESFSSISTLIDNPFDYVFNKVIKLRKLGSAAMSAVFTTKGTVAHAIIAKLFDPEKGGSPAAIRNRIDSDFDKVFDETVLECGGILLQPENLSEKNVFKKDMNSCVIKLCNFIEKNGLSVVACEKEYKDVLLPEFESQEILFDGFIDMLLEDQSGKTVIFDFKYSPKKDKYEKWIKNNKSMQLALYKGLVERTSDKNVKAKAYVLLPDIKVITAADLIGASFKTNVEREGDLLEEMSNSYEYRKVQIKNGIVEDGEGLIFPQDDVKISYALDMGKKTLVPLDAEEKLKNKTWEKTPNTYSDYAFFKAGK
- a CDS encoding YafY family protein; this encodes MADMTRGERTVQLFAKVISNPDKKFTVSDLMTSFEIPEGERRNVQRDMRFLSEMDGGRYIAVETVGRTAYYTSALRNAERLLFPNFENTMLHFVFLKRIANIYPATSEIISQLLERIEKSLPHSEQKSLQLLGDALNTKILFMGAPPDFEEDSSEKIRIILQAVHEHRKIDVTYKTEDGERQSTRIPLMIIIYEDDLYVGCQRQDGDTYTLKFRRIKNVKLSKEPFVEDPKVLDKLRKQVMSGVVLMGSQEPKLEDIEIEFKSRTILYLDENPFNRSMRIGKPKNGKVTVKLKAEINNLLFNWIVSFTDAACVKKPVSLRNRLRNYAKFLMENYGE
- a CDS encoding metallophosphoesterase encodes the protein MACEKCAERQLWICGDIHGDLSGLVRNAVNCGMSHADILVVGDFGAGFGRPKSMDVAYGKVCTTLEKNDICIYTIRGNHDNPAFFDGLHDFEWLHFLSDHRIIELCGKRIYPIGGAVSADIDFVDPLIRKSRRMINDTLIRMGSSKRIWWPDEAPVPIVESFSTAVDVVASHEAPLSFAPPLVRADYVRDVTWQKIVESRKYLDYVLQTVKPILWFYGHYHCCYEGNYQKTHYRCLDIAEMTRIV